From one Phocaeicola salanitronis DSM 18170 genomic stretch:
- a CDS encoding DMT family transporter, producing MKEALLKLHLSVLIAGGTGVFGRVITLNEGLLVWYRLLLATLMFYVVLFVLDKLRKVQRRDAVRIAATGVLLALHWLFFYGSIKASNVSIGVVCLSLMSFFTALFDPLINRHRVSASEVLFSLIGVAGIVLIFHFDTRYRVGILMGILSSALASLFTICNKRVASDYPSGTVLLYEMGGGFAGLSLLLPFYLHFFPVMSLVPSAADWGSLLALASLCTVCLYILQIQVLKRISAFTFNLTYNLEPIYSIILAMIIFGEAKDLNASFYAGLGMIFLSVVMQTLRVVRQMKKR from the coding sequence ATGAAAGAAGCTTTACTTAAACTCCACCTGTCGGTACTGATAGCAGGTGGTACGGGAGTGTTCGGGCGTGTGATTACGCTGAACGAAGGACTGCTGGTGTGGTACCGGCTGCTGCTTGCCACACTGATGTTTTATGTCGTGTTGTTTGTTTTAGACAAATTGCGCAAGGTGCAACGTCGGGATGCGGTACGGATTGCCGCGACGGGTGTGCTGCTTGCCTTGCACTGGCTGTTCTTCTACGGCAGCATCAAGGCATCGAATGTGTCTATCGGCGTGGTCTGCCTCTCGCTGATGAGCTTCTTTACCGCCCTGTTCGACCCGCTCATCAACCGCCACCGGGTATCGGCAAGCGAGGTGCTGTTCAGCCTGATAGGCGTGGCGGGCATCGTGCTGATATTCCATTTCGATACCCGTTACCGTGTGGGCATCCTGATGGGCATCCTCTCGTCGGCACTGGCTTCGCTCTTCACCATCTGCAACAAGCGGGTGGCGTCTGATTATCCGTCGGGCACCGTGCTGCTCTATGAAATGGGAGGAGGTTTCGCAGGGCTGAGCCTGCTGCTGCCTTTCTACCTGCATTTCTTTCCGGTAATGTCGCTCGTACCTTCTGCCGCCGACTGGGGCAGCCTGCTGGCATTGGCTTCGCTCTGTACGGTATGCCTGTACATCCTGCAAATACAGGTGCTGAAACGGATTTCGGCGTTCACGTTCAACCTGACCTACAACCTGGAGCCTATCTACAGCATCATCCTTGCCATGATTATCTTCGGCGAGGCGAAAGACCTGAACGCGAGTTTTTATGCCGGACTGGGGATGATATTCCTGTCGGTGGTGATGCAGACCCTGCGGGTGGTGAGACAGATGAAAAAACGCTGA
- a CDS encoding linear amide C-N hydrolase — translation MKIRTFFLVGALVALFAASLPVNACTGITLTSRDSTAIVARTIEWGGSDLNSQYVIVPRGYTQHSYTPDGTQGMSFTARYGYVGLAVEQKDFIAEGINEAGLSAGLFYFPNYGEYETYNPSQKDASIADLQLVSWILGQCATIDEVMESVRQAHVIAIDPRASTVHWRFADPAGRQVVLEITGGEPKFYENTLGVLTNSPGFEWHLTNLNNYVNLYPGSAPSQPLGNVRLASFGAGSGFLGIPGDVTPPSRFVRAAFYQATAPRQENAEKTVLQAFQILNNFDIPVGIEFAGGKVPADIPSATQWTSATDMKHRIIYFRTMYNSEIRSIRLKDIDFSKVSYQAVPLDKVKQQPIRTISITDCSQSEI, via the coding sequence ATGAAAATTCGAACATTTTTTTTAGTAGGAGCACTGGTAGCATTGTTTGCTGCCTCTCTTCCCGTCAACGCTTGCACCGGCATTACTTTGACCAGCCGGGACAGTACCGCCATCGTAGCACGCACCATTGAATGGGGCGGAAGCGACCTTAATAGCCAATACGTCATTGTTCCGCGCGGATATACCCAACATTCCTATACCCCCGATGGTACACAAGGCATGAGCTTTACCGCACGTTACGGCTACGTGGGGCTTGCCGTAGAACAAAAAGACTTTATAGCCGAAGGCATTAACGAAGCCGGCTTGTCGGCAGGGCTTTTTTATTTTCCCAATTACGGAGAATACGAAACTTACAATCCCTCCCAAAAAGACGCTAGCATTGCCGACCTGCAATTGGTATCGTGGATATTGGGCCAGTGCGCTACAATAGACGAAGTGATGGAGAGCGTCAGGCAGGCGCATGTCATCGCCATCGACCCGCGTGCCTCTACCGTACACTGGCGGTTTGCCGACCCTGCTGGCAGGCAAGTGGTACTGGAAATCACCGGCGGAGAACCCAAGTTTTACGAAAATACGTTGGGCGTGCTCACCAATTCTCCCGGATTCGAGTGGCACCTCACCAACCTCAATAATTACGTGAACCTCTATCCCGGCTCGGCTCCGTCCCAGCCGTTGGGAAACGTCCGCCTTGCCTCTTTCGGTGCTGGAAGCGGATTCCTCGGCATTCCGGGTGATGTCACTCCTCCCTCCCGTTTCGTCCGTGCAGCTTTCTATCAGGCTACGGCACCCCGGCAGGAGAATGCCGAAAAAACCGTGCTTCAAGCTTTCCAGATATTGAACAATTTTGATATCCCCGTAGGCATCGAGTTTGCCGGAGGAAAGGTTCCTGCCGATATACCCAGTGCCACCCAATGGACTTCGGCAACCGACATGAAGCACCGTATCATTTACTTCCGTACGATGTACAACAGCGAGATACGGAGCATCCGTCTCAAAGACATCGACTTTTCGAAAGTGTCCTATCAAGCCGTTCCCTTGGATAAAGTGAAACAGCAGCCCATACGGACTATTTCCATTACAGATTGTAGTCAATCAGAAATATGA
- a CDS encoding RecQ family ATP-dependent DNA helicase: MTDYKSILKQYWGYEDFRGIQEEIIASIGKGEDTLGLMPTGGGKSVTFQVPALAKPGLCLVITPLIALMKDQVQHLRARGIKAVAVYSGMTREEIIVALENCIFGDYKFLYISPERLDTEVFQAKLRSMKVSMITVDESHCISQWGYDFRPAYLKIADVRKLLPGVPVLALTATATPEVVKDIQLRLAFRRENVFRMSFERKNLAYIVRRTEDKAGELIHILSQVAGSAIVYTRNRKRTKEVSLFLNQHGISATFYHAGLDNDTKDQRQKGWQDGTFRVMVATNAFGMGIDKPDVRLVIHIDFPDSPEAYFQEAGRAGRDGQKAYAVLLYAQADKTILKKRIGDTFPEKDYIRQVYEHINYYYQMAMGDGRGCTFAFNIDEFCQNFKHFPVRVDSALKILTRAGYLEYTDEQDNASRLIFTLRRDELYRINENNPDTESLLRVILRSYTGVFSDYAYISEEILARRSGLTRQQVYDTLILLTKRHVLHYIPGKKTPYIIYTRERQNTVVLSKEVYEDRKDSYEKRIHAMLDYAESDGKCRSRMLLRYFGEKNGHNCGQCDVCLEKHASGLRKGEYEDIAHGIFSLLAEASRIPQEIIHALPFEEEKILKSLAYLLAEEQIIQKEGRLYRHE; encoded by the coding sequence ATGACCGATTATAAAAGCATATTGAAGCAGTACTGGGGATATGAGGACTTCCGGGGCATACAGGAAGAAATCATTGCCAGTATCGGCAAGGGCGAGGACACATTGGGGCTGATGCCTACAGGGGGAGGGAAGTCCGTAACCTTCCAGGTGCCCGCCTTGGCGAAGCCGGGGTTGTGTCTGGTCATCACTCCGCTGATTGCCCTGATGAAAGACCAGGTGCAGCACTTGCGCGCACGGGGCATCAAAGCCGTAGCCGTTTATTCGGGCATGACGCGCGAAGAAATCATCGTGGCGTTGGAGAATTGCATCTTCGGCGATTATAAATTCCTTTATATCTCTCCCGAACGCCTTGATACCGAAGTGTTCCAAGCCAAGCTCCGGAGCATGAAAGTGAGCATGATTACGGTAGACGAATCGCATTGCATCTCACAATGGGGGTACGATTTCCGTCCGGCTTACCTCAAGATAGCCGATGTCCGCAAGCTGCTCCCCGGGGTTCCTGTGCTTGCCCTGACTGCTACCGCCACTCCCGAAGTGGTGAAAGACATCCAGCTTCGCCTCGCGTTCCGCCGGGAGAATGTGTTCCGCATGAGTTTCGAGCGGAAGAACCTTGCCTACATTGTCAGGCGTACCGAGGACAAGGCGGGCGAACTGATTCATATCTTGAGCCAAGTGGCAGGTTCTGCCATCGTATATACACGCAACCGGAAACGCACCAAAGAAGTGTCGCTTTTCCTGAACCAGCACGGCATCAGCGCTACGTTCTATCATGCCGGACTGGACAACGATACGAAAGACCAGCGCCAGAAAGGCTGGCAGGACGGTACGTTTCGTGTAATGGTAGCTACCAACGCCTTCGGTATGGGCATTGACAAGCCCGATGTGCGTCTGGTTATCCACATCGATTTCCCCGATTCGCCCGAAGCCTATTTTCAGGAAGCCGGACGTGCAGGGCGTGATGGACAGAAAGCATACGCCGTGCTTCTTTATGCACAGGCAGACAAGACCATCCTGAAGAAACGCATCGGCGATACCTTCCCCGAAAAAGACTATATCCGTCAGGTGTATGAACACATTAATTATTATTATCAGATGGCGATGGGCGACGGAAGGGGATGTACGTTCGCGTTCAACATCGACGAGTTTTGCCAGAATTTCAAGCATTTTCCCGTGAGGGTAGACAGTGCTTTGAAAATACTTACCCGTGCCGGTTATCTGGAATACACCGACGAACAAGACAATGCTTCCCGCCTGATTTTCACCCTGAGGCGCGATGAGTTGTACCGCATCAACGAAAACAATCCCGATACGGAGAGTTTGCTCCGCGTCATCTTGCGCTCTTATACGGGTGTGTTCAGCGATTATGCTTACATCAGCGAGGAAATCCTTGCCCGGCGGAGCGGACTTACCCGCCAGCAGGTGTACGACACGCTCATTCTCCTCACCAAACGGCACGTTCTCCATTATATACCGGGCAAGAAGACACCTTATATTATATATACGCGCGAGAGGCAGAACACCGTCGTGTTAAGCAAGGAGGTGTACGAAGACCGTAAGGACAGTTACGAGAAGCGCATTCATGCCATGTTGGACTATGCCGAGAGCGATGGCAAGTGCCGGAGCCGGATGCTCTTGCGCTATTTCGGAGAAAAGAACGGGCACAATTGCGGGCAATGCGACGTATGCCTTGAAAAACACGCTTCGGGATTGAGGAAAGGCGAATACGAAGATATCGCTCACGGCATTTTTTCTTTATTGGCGGAAGCTTCCCGGATACCTCAAGAAATAATCCATGCGCTTCCTTTTGAGGAGGAGAAAATCTTAAAGTCGCTGGCCTATCTGCTGGCAGAAGAACAGATAATTCAGAAAGAGGGCAGGCTGTACCGGCATGAATGA
- the recJ gene encoding single-stranded-DNA-specific exonuclease RecJ gives MNYKWNYQPPTQEEREAAKALAKEIGISPVLCRLLLERGITSAAEAKRFFRPQLNELHDPFLMKDMSRAVERLNKAMGRKERIMVYGDYDVDGTTAVALVYKFLQQFYSNIDYYIPDRYNEGYGVSKKGVDYAYETGVKLVIVLDCGIKAVEEIAYAKEKGIDFIICDHHVPDEVLPPAVAILNPKRHDASYPYSHLSGCGVGFKFMQAFALNNGIEFQQLTPLLDLVAVSIASDIVPVMGENRVLAYHGLKQLNTNPSIGLKAIIDVCGLSDRELTMSDIIFKIGPRINASGRIQNGKEAVDLLIEKDFPLALQKARQINQYNETRKDLDKNMTEEANKIVDQLANLSQRRSIVIYNEAWHKGVIGIVASRLTEIYYRPAVVLTRTNELATGSARSVSGFDVYKAIEYCRDLLENFGGHTYAAGLSMKVENVPEFARRFEEYVTRHILPEQTSATIDIDAQLDFRDITSKFFFDLKKFNPFGPENPKPVFCTMNVFDYGTSKVVGRDQEHIKLELVDNKSNNVMNGIAFGQSSQARFIKTKQSFNICYTIEENTHKRGDVQLQIEDIKPSRQA, from the coding sequence ATGAACTACAAATGGAACTATCAACCTCCTACACAAGAAGAACGGGAAGCAGCTAAAGCTTTGGCGAAAGAGATAGGAATCAGCCCTGTCCTATGCCGCTTGTTGCTGGAGCGGGGGATTACTTCCGCCGCAGAAGCCAAGCGTTTCTTCCGCCCGCAACTGAACGAACTGCACGACCCTTTCCTCATGAAAGACATGAGCAGAGCTGTGGAGCGTCTTAATAAGGCTATGGGACGGAAAGAGCGCATTATGGTGTATGGAGATTATGACGTGGACGGCACAACCGCCGTTGCGTTGGTGTATAAATTCCTTCAACAGTTCTATTCGAACATCGATTACTATATCCCTGACCGTTATAACGAGGGGTATGGCGTATCGAAGAAGGGAGTGGATTACGCATACGAGACGGGTGTGAAACTTGTCATTGTGTTGGATTGCGGCATTAAGGCGGTAGAGGAAATCGCGTATGCCAAAGAGAAAGGCATTGATTTTATTATCTGCGACCATCATGTGCCCGATGAGGTGTTGCCTCCTGCCGTGGCTATTCTGAACCCTAAACGGCATGATGCCTCCTACCCGTATAGCCATCTGTCGGGATGCGGGGTGGGATTCAAGTTCATGCAGGCTTTTGCCTTGAACAATGGCATCGAGTTCCAGCAATTGACCCCGCTTCTTGATTTGGTGGCGGTAAGCATTGCCTCGGACATCGTGCCCGTAATGGGCGAAAACAGGGTGCTGGCTTATCATGGGTTGAAGCAATTGAACACCAACCCCAGCATCGGGCTGAAGGCGATTATCGATGTATGCGGGCTTTCGGACAGAGAGCTTACCATGAGCGATATCATCTTTAAGATAGGGCCGCGCATCAATGCGTCGGGACGCATCCAGAACGGGAAAGAGGCTGTAGACCTTCTTATCGAGAAGGATTTTCCGCTCGCCTTGCAAAAAGCCCGTCAGATAAACCAGTATAACGAGACACGCAAGGACCTCGACAAGAACATGACCGAGGAAGCGAACAAGATTGTAGACCAATTGGCAAACCTTTCCCAGCGGCGCTCGATTGTGATTTATAATGAGGCTTGGCACAAGGGCGTAATCGGTATTGTGGCTTCCCGCCTTACTGAGATATACTATCGTCCGGCGGTGGTGTTGACTCGCACGAACGAACTTGCTACCGGCTCGGCACGTTCGGTGTCGGGATTCGATGTGTATAAAGCCATCGAGTATTGCCGCGACTTGTTGGAAAACTTCGGCGGGCATACGTATGCGGCAGGTCTTTCGATGAAGGTCGAGAATGTGCCTGAGTTTGCCCGGCGGTTTGAGGAATATGTCACCCGCCATATCTTGCCCGAACAGACAAGTGCCACGATTGATATTGATGCGCAATTGGATTTCAGGGACATTACGTCGAAGTTCTTTTTCGACCTGAAGAAGTTCAATCCTTTCGGACCGGAGAATCCCAAGCCCGTATTCTGTACGATGAATGTGTTTGATTATGGGACGAGCAAGGTGGTAGGGCGTGATCAGGAGCATATCAAGCTGGAATTGGTGGACAACAAGTCAAACAATGTGATGAACGGCATTGCTTTCGGGCAAAGCTCGCAAGCCCGTTTCATCAAGACCAAACAATCGTTCAACATCTGTTATACCATTGAGGAAAACACCCACAAGCGGGGAGACGTACAATTGCAGATAGAAGATATCAAGCCGAGCAGACAGGCATGA
- a CDS encoding C1 family peptidase translates to MNKLVVILALGVCFGNVYAKGPKKDKASEEGFVFTTVKENPITSVKDQNQSSTCWAFSTLGFLEAELLHAGKGEFDLSEMFVVHHTMQDRAVNYVRYHGDASFAPGGSFEDIVYCYENYGMVPQEAMPGIMYGEKLPVHNELDAVAEGYVNAIAKGKLRKLTPVWKNGVRAIYDTYLGECPEQFTYKGKTYTPRTFADEALGLNMDDYVSLTSFTHHPFYTQFSIEVQDNWRNALSYNLPIDELMEVMENAINTGYTFAWGADVSEQGFTRDGVAVCPDVEKGAELTGSDMARWLGLSQADKRKELTSKPLPEINVTQEMRQVAFDNWETTDDHGMLIYGIAKDQNGKEYFMVKNSWGTEGKYKGVWYASKAFAAYKTLNILVNKKAIPADIAKKLGL, encoded by the coding sequence ATGAATAAACTTGTTGTAATCTTAGCTCTGGGCGTTTGCTTTGGAAATGTGTATGCGAAAGGCCCGAAAAAAGACAAGGCTTCTGAAGAAGGCTTTGTTTTTACTACCGTGAAAGAAAATCCGATTACGTCTGTCAAAGACCAGAACCAGTCGAGTACCTGTTGGGCATTCTCTACCCTCGGTTTTTTGGAAGCCGAACTGCTTCATGCGGGAAAAGGGGAGTTCGACCTCTCTGAAATGTTTGTCGTGCATCACACCATGCAAGACCGTGCGGTGAATTATGTACGCTATCATGGTGACGCTTCATTTGCTCCCGGGGGAAGCTTTGAGGATATCGTATATTGTTATGAGAACTATGGAATGGTGCCGCAAGAAGCTATGCCGGGCATCATGTATGGCGAAAAGCTTCCGGTGCATAACGAACTGGATGCCGTAGCCGAAGGATATGTGAACGCCATTGCCAAAGGCAAGTTGAGAAAGCTGACTCCGGTATGGAAGAACGGTGTGCGTGCCATCTATGACACCTATTTGGGTGAATGTCCGGAACAATTCACGTATAAAGGGAAAACATATACTCCGCGTACCTTTGCCGATGAGGCGTTGGGCTTGAATATGGACGACTATGTATCATTGACTTCGTTTACACACCATCCGTTCTATACTCAGTTCAGCATCGAGGTGCAAGATAACTGGCGCAATGCGCTTTCGTATAACTTGCCTATCGATGAGTTGATGGAGGTCATGGAGAATGCGATTAACACCGGCTATACCTTCGCATGGGGAGCCGATGTGAGCGAGCAGGGATTCACCCGCGATGGGGTTGCCGTATGTCCCGATGTAGAGAAAGGTGCCGAACTTACAGGGTCGGACATGGCACGTTGGTTGGGATTGAGCCAAGCCGACAAGCGCAAGGAATTGACTTCGAAACCGCTTCCGGAAATCAACGTGACCCAGGAGATGCGTCAAGTTGCTTTCGACAACTGGGAAACGACTGATGATCACGGCATGCTGATTTACGGCATCGCCAAAGACCAGAACGGCAAGGAGTATTTCATGGTGAAGAATTCATGGGGTACTGAAGGCAAGTATAAAGGCGTTTGGTATGCATCGAAAGCTTTCGCGGCATACAAGACGCTGAATATCTTGGTGAATAAGAAAGCCATTCCGGCTGATATCGCCAAGAAATTAGGATTGTAA